In Triticum aestivum cultivar Chinese Spring chromosome 5B, IWGSC CS RefSeq v2.1, whole genome shotgun sequence, the following proteins share a genomic window:
- the LOC123113886 gene encoding DUF21 domain-containing protein At1g55930, chloroplastic, translated as MSPPSTPFPSTASLLLAGSRLPRLQIQSPRAPTKPPYRSASPSPYRPWLRGVARRPLLVPASASVLPLRVTVAPPLGVEAADESGRPAAAPPLGAEAEDEPGSRLAAARRVAVALICSALAAVWCHRALAAGAAAAGAGAGASTAVEAADVVGWVALRLRGSWPTVLQVLQLLREQGLVLALLLGLSAFFSMAETSITTLWPWKVRELADKEPENGVFKMLRNDVTRFLTTILIGTTVVNIGATAIVTEAATAMFGEAGVSAATGVMTVAVLLLTEITPKNVAVHNATEVARFVVRPIAWLSIILYPVGRIVTIISMGILKLLGLKGRSEPYVTEDELKLMLRGAELSGAIAEDEQDMIENVLEIKDTHVREVMTPLVDVVAIDAAATLIDFKNLWETHQYSRVPVFEERIDNIVGIVYAMDMLEYVEEAEKLKDITVKEIAHMPIYFVPDSMSVWNLLREFRIRQVHMAVVLNEYGGTIGIVTLEDVVEEIVGEIFDENDSKEEIQKKTGNIVMLEDGTFVVDANTSIDDLSEELGVKIPEGHQYETVSGFVCESFGYIPEEGGKMLVILERDKSEENGEYQDEGSDHQDEREATQAYELEILEANARKVSKVCFKPISSECVDVDNKGVNRLMSKKIIKRKKKDSGNSSDSDDDDECPDITENGCPAELVSYSDDSAELEDSGSSMGQGNKVNN; from the coding sequence ATGTCGCCCCCTTCCACCCCATTCCCCTCCACGGCCTCGCTGCTCCTCGCCGGCAGCAGGCTCCCGCGGCTCCAGATCCAGTCGCCCCGCGCCCCCACCAAGCCCCCGTACcgctccgcctccccctccccctaccgTCCGTGGCTCCGCGGCGTCGCCAGGCGCCCCCTGCTCGTCCCCGCCTCCGCTTCCGTCCTTCCCCTCCGGGTGACGGTCGCTCCTCCGCTGGGGGTGGAGGCTGCGGATGAATCGGGCCGGCCGGCGGCTGCTCCTCCCCTGGGGGCGGAGGCTGAGGATGAACCGGGCAGCCGGCTGGCGGCTGCGAGGAGGGTCGCAGTGGCGCTTATCTGCAGCGCGCTGGCGGCGGTGTGGTGCCATCGGGCGCTTGCCGCGGGGGCCGCCGCGGCGGGCGCAGGCGCGGGGGCGTccacggcggtggaggcggccgaTGTGGTCGGCTGGGTGGCGCTGCGCCTGCGAGGGAGCTGGCCCACGGTGCTCCAGGTTCTGCAGCTGCTCAGGGAGCAGGGCCTTGTTCTCGCCCTGTTACTCGGTCTCTCCGCCTTCTTCTCCATGGCCGAGACCTCCATCACCACGCTCTGGCCCTGGAAGGTCCGCGAGCTGGCTGACAAGGAACCTGAGAACGGCGTGTTCAAAATGCTCCGAAATGATGTCACTCGCTTCCTCACAACCATACTCATCGGCACAACCGTGGTTAACATTGGCGCGACAGCCATTGTCACCGAGGCAGCCACAGCAATGTTTGGTGAAGCAGGTGTCAGTGCAGCAACAGGTGTCATGACTGTTGCCGTTCTCCTTCTTACAGAAATCACACCCAAGAATGTTGCAGTCCACAATGCCACAGAAGTTGCCAGGTTTGTGGTCAGACCAATCGCTTGGCTTTCAATCATCCTGTATCCCGTTGGGCGTATTGTTACAATTATATCCATGGGAATTCTAAAGCTTCTAGGCCTGAAAGGGAGAAGTGAGCCATATGTGACTGAGGATGAACTGAAGCTAATGCTCCGGGGAGCGGAGTTGAGTGGTGCAATTGCGGAAGATGAGCAGGATATGATTGAGAATGTGCTCGAGATTAAAGACACGCATGTCAGGGAGGTGATGACACCTTTGGTAGATGTGGTCGCAATTGATGCAGCCGCAACACTGATTGATTTCAAAAACCTATGGGAAACCCACCAGTACTCTAGAGTTCCTGTATTTGAGGAGCGCATAGATAATATCGTGGGAATTGTATATGCAATGGACATGCTTGAATACGTTGAAGAGGCTGAGAAGTTGAAGGACATCACTGTTAAGGAAATTGCACATATGCCTATATACTTTGTCCCAGATTCAATGTCCGTTTGGAACCTGCTGAGAGAGTTCCGGATCAGACAGGTTCATATGGCAGTGGTCCTCAATGAGTATGGTGGAACGATTGGTATCGTGACATTAGAAGATGTGGTGGAAGAAATAGTTGGTGAAATCTTTGATGAAAATGATTCAAAGGAGGAAATCCAGAAGAAAACAGGTAATATAGTAATGCTGGAAGATGGAACATTTGTTGTTGATGCAAACACATCTATAGACGATCTTTCTGAAGAGCTTGGTGTTAAAATACCAGAGGGCCATCAGTATGAGACCGTGTCTGGTTTTGTTTGTGAGTCCTTTGGCTATATACCAGAAGAAGGTGGGAAAATGCTTGTGATACTCGAGAGGGATAAAAGTGAGGAGAATGGTGAATATCAGGACGAAGGATCTGATCACCAAGATGAACGAGAAGCAACTCAAGCTTATGAACTTGAGATACTCGAAGCTAATGCAAGAAAGGTCAGCAAAGTATGTTTCAAGCCAATAAGCAGCGAATGTGTAGACGTTGACAACAAGGGTGTCAACCGGCTGATGTCAAAAAAGATTATCAAACGGAAGAAGAAGGACTCTGGTAATTCTTCCGacagtgatgatgacgatgagtGCCCTGATATAACAGAAAATGGTTGCCCTGCAGAGCTAGTTTCATACTCAGATGATAGTGCAGAGCTAGAAGATTCTGGCAGTTCTATGGGACAAGGTAACAAAGTAAACAATTAG
- the LOC123113887 gene encoding UDP-glycosyltransferase 91D1-like, with protein sequence MDDAGPSSSPLRIVIVPWLALGHLLPCLELAERLASRGHRVSYVSTPRNLARLPPPAPRVELVALPLPRVDGLPDGAESTNDVPEGQRELHWKAFDGLAAPFAEFLAAACAGEATRPHWIIADTFHHWAAAAALEHRVPCAMLPPTAALIATVLSHSQPSEHDGARAPPRYEREGREPIYNDHGVSGMSIMQRLLLTKERCTVVAIRSCVEWEPEFFPLAATILGKPVVPLGLLPPSADAARRAATSGAEHATVRWLDAQPPGSVAYVALGSEVPLRMEQEHELALGLERSGIDFLWALRKPSGAGAAAVDADILPPGFQERTRGQGLVTTEWVPQMSILAHAAVGGFLTHCGRSSLIEGLLFGHPLVMLPIFGDQGPNARQMEAKKVGLQVARDENDGSFDRRVVAAAVRAVMADGEARRGFLAGAARMQEVVADTERHERYIDQFVQQLRSYSAVGATN encoded by the coding sequence ATGGACGACGCCGGGCCATCATCCTCGCCGCTGCGCATCGTGATCGTCCCGTGGCTCGCGCTGGGCCACCTGCTCCCGTGCCTGGAGCTCGCCGAGCGGCTCGCGTCCCGGGGCCACCGCGTGTCCTACGTCTCCACGCCGCGCAAcctcgcgcgcctcccgccgccggcgccgcgcgTGGAGCTCGTGGCGCTCCCGCTGCCGCGCGTGGACGGGCTCCCCGACGGCGCCGAGTCCACCAACGACGTCCCGGAAGGCCAGCGGGAGCTCCACTGGAAGGCCTTCGACGGCCTCGCCGCGCCCTTCGCGGAGTTCCTGGCCGCCGCGTGCGCCGGCGAGGCCACGAGGCCTCACTGGATCATCGCCGACACTTTCCACCactgggccgccgccgccgccctggagCACCGGGTGCCGTGCGCGATGCTTCCCCCGACCGCGGCTTTGATCGCCACCGTGCTTAGTCACAGCCAGCCGTCGGAGCACGACGGAGCGCGCGCTCCTCCCCGTTACGAACGAGAGGGGAGGGAGCCGATTTACAACGACCATGGCGTGTCGGGTATGTCCATCATGCAGCGCTTATTGTTGACAAAGGAGAGGTGCACGGTCGTGGCCATCCGGAGCTGCGTCGAGTGGGAACCCGAGTTCTTCCCGCTGGCGGCGACGATCCTCGGCAAGCCGGTCGTTCCTCTCGGCCTTCTGCCGCCCTCAGCCGATGCAGCCCGCCGTGCCGCCACCAGCGGAGCAGAGCATGCCACCGTGCGCTGGCTGGACGCGCAGCCGCCCGGCTCGGTGGCGTACGTGGCGTTGGGGAGCGAGGTGCCGCTGCGCATGGAGCAGGAGCACGAGCTGGCCCTCGGGCTGGAGCGCTCCGGGATTGACTTCCTCTGGGCTCTCAGGAAACCCAGCGGCGCCGGCGCGGCCGCCGTCGACGCCGACATCCTCCCTCCTGGTTTCCAAGAGCGCACGCGTGGCCAGGGGCTGGTGACCACGGAGTGGGTTCCCCAGATGAGCATCCTGGCGCACGCGGCCGTGGGCGGGTTCCTGACGCACTGCGGCCGGAGCTCGCTGATCGAGGGCCTCCTGTTCGGGCACCCGCTCGTCATGCTGCCCATCTTCGGTGACCAGGGGCCGAACGCAAGGCAAATGGAGGCGAAGAAGGTGGGGCTGCAGGTGGCGAGGGACGAGAACGACGGCTCGTTCGACCGCCGTGTCGTCGCGGCGGCGGTCCGGGCCGTCATGGCTGACGGAGAGGCGAGGAGGGGCTTCTTGGCAGGCGCAGCGAGGATGCAGGAGGTGGTAGCAGATACAGAGCGGCATGAGAGATACATCGACCAGTTTGTACAGCAGCTCAGATCTTACTCCGCTGTAGGTGCAACGAATTGA